The Penicillium oxalicum strain HP7-1 chromosome V, whole genome shotgun sequence genomic interval CATGTCGAAACTCAATATCGACAACACCTCACGGAATTCCATGGGCCGGCCCCCACCTTCTCCTGGCGCGAAGCGCAACTCCGGCCTGGATTCCAGTACTATCAACGCCATGTTCCCCGACGCTGCGGCGGCTatcgccaagaagaaggccgagttTACGCAGCAGACCGGAAACGCGCCCCCATCAAACCGGAACAGTGCTGTTTACGGAGACCGGACTTCGTTCGTTGCTCCCACCATTTCCGCCCCGGACAACAGTTCGGACAGCCTGGGGCAAGCCCCCGCCTCGCCGTGGGCTCAACGTGGCGGAATCTCAGATGCTCAGCCTCCCATTGCGCGCCCCAAGTCGTCTTCGGGACAACAGCCCATGGGTCAATTCAGCCAGTCGGGCATGCGTTCTCCTATGCCCCAGACGGCCAATGTGCCGGCGCCAGAGATCGAACCTCCCTTGCTTTCGCCATACAACGTCGGCAACCACAGCTGGGCATCGATGACCAACACTCCCATGACAGCCACCTTTGGGCATCAGGTCAATGGGCCTAACAGCCAAGCTGATATGGTTGCCAACGCCACCGCGATGAAGCTTGCTGCCTTGTCCACTGTCAACAACCGGATCGCACTGGACGATGCTCGGAAGTACCGCCGAGCTCGTTCCAACGATGGACAGGGTAAAAACGCGGTCAACAATCCAACCATTGCCCAGAGCTTGCACAGCCCTGGGCTGCACGGCTCGATGGCCAGTCAGCTGTTGAATGCTCAGCAGCTGGCGGCTCTACAGGCCCAACAGCAAGCTGCGATGGCGGGGCGACGATCGCGACCCACGTCTCCCGGTGTGGCCATGCAGGTGGGTGGTGGTCTCGGAGCGATGAACTTCACTTCTCCTCAGAACAATGGCTTCCTCGCGGCCTATGACCCCAACAACCCCTTGATGGGCAACGCATTGGGCTCCCTGGGCATGGGTCAGTTCGGACTTGGTGGTGAAGGCTATCTTTCCGACCACTCCGAAGTCACCCGTGGGCGATCACCGCGGGGTCGTCGTGGTAGCTCCAAGCCCCCAGAGGATCCCACCGATCCCGCTCTTTTGAAGGATATCCCCAGCTGGCTGCGATCCCTTCGGCTACACAAGTACACGGACAACCTGAAGGACCTGAAGTGGACTGAGCTAGTCGAACTTGACGACAAGGCCCTGGAGGAGCGTGGCGTCAACGCACTGGGTGCGCGAAACAAGATGCTCAAGGTAAGTGCTCTTTGACGCTCGAGATGCGATGTTCTCGGCTTGAAGATGTTTtcgaaagagagaggcaCTAACGTCCTATTCTTTGGCAGGTCTTTGATCAGGTCCGTGAGGCTCGTGCAGATGGCAAGCTCGACAATCTTTCATGATCGATACTGTGGTGAATCTGTTTGAGGCCTGGTGCCGGAATTTGGTCTGCGATCTTTTTCCTGCGTGCCCGCTCCCAATATTGACACCTGAAATTTTCCACTTCCCCACCCCGACTCAGCGGTCGCATGTAATTGGCACTTCCCCTTGCATTCGATCATATTATTTGTTTGTAAacggtctttttctctttcccctctctttttctccctcacATTACATTTTGTCTTTACTTTCGTCTCttatttctctttcctccttccctCTAGTCATTTCACACCGATCTGTGATCTTTTTGTTTACCCTAATGCGATGGATATGGAACTTGGCATGTACTAAACGCAGTGATGTCTTTCAAGAAACGGTCTCATGAGGAAGGAACATTCTGGGGCTACTGAACATTGTGACAATTGGCTGGGGATCATCGTAGATATGAACAAGAaatcctcttttctcttccctctggGTGTGCACCCATTGAACGTactgttttttttccgagGGCGTagcttgtctttttgttctgATCGAGTGCCCGTCTCTGAGCTGTTCTCGGACATGCTATTGCAAGAGGTGGTTTTCTGGCAGTGACACGAGTGAGCCCGTGGTATCTCTTTACTCTgacaacagcagcagcgtTCGTGTCCCCACAGACAGTCGACCTCCGAGCCCAGCACGTGGTCCGTGCGCAGATCAGCAATCTGCCCGGCGGATTTGGGGAATCTCCGAGCCTCGACTCGTTCAACCTTGTCCCAACCCCTCTTGCGCTCTGCAGTTTTCGTTTGGTGAATCTCGCCCAGAGTCAAACGTTCGGATTTCTTTCCACCCTTGGCACTGACTCCAGTCTCGTTCGTACGGAATCGACTCACCTGCGAAATCGACCTTgcctccccttccccttttCGGGGTGTACACTCGCCCTCTTCCATCCCGATCACCACGATCAAGATCCAGTGAACCAAGACGATCTCCTCTCAGCGCAGCACCCTCAACAGCACTCGTGATAAAAGTCATCAATTGCGCAAACATGGCCCCGACCAAGGCAGAGCTCTCCCTGCTCATCAATCCCCTCGTTCCCGAGGCTGTGCAGCACAATAACCGCGTATGTGTAGTCGTCTTTGTCCATCCACGCCCGTCAACCCTCCAATCTCCCACGCTCTCACGCACATCCACATTCCCCAGACACACTCCCTGTCCTCTCGCAATTCTACACGCAGGCTAATTTTCGCCTTGGATCTTCTCTCACCCAAACAGGTCCTATCATCGCTCCATTCCCTCACAGCgttcctccttggcctctcGGCCGGAATCCTGGCTCTCCAATCCACCGCCGGCTTTGCATTCTACTTTGCCGGCACGGTGCTGGTATCCGCGCTCTTCCACGTGATGATTCTGAAGCGCTCCTCCGGCGCCGGAGCAGGCGCTTATTTCCCCGGGAGCAGCGGGGGCGAGATCGAGGGACAGGTCAGCATGGAAGGCACTGCGGTGCGCTTGCAAAAGGGCGGCAAGAAGGGTGGATATATCTTGCGTCGGGGCGGCTGGAGGGATGTCTGGTTCGGTGGTGGTGTGTTGAGTGAAGCGTTGAGTGGGTTTGTGTTGGGTTGGGCGGGTGTTGGTGGTGTTTTGAGGTAGGGCGATTCTTCTCGTACTCCTTCAGCGCTGCGTCCACTCTCGATGGCAGAATCGGTTGATCGGTTGATCGATTGGTGGAGGAGCACCCAAAAGGAGGGGGGCTCGCCGGGATTGAGTCATTCTTCGATTTCGTTATGATTTCCATCGCGGGTCCTCTTGCTAGCCCGGGgctttccactttctcttccatcccGCCTCAAGTTCGGAAGAGCTCGTCCTGACGGGTGATGTGCGGTGAATATATCCGGCGGCTTTCCCCGGTGATCGTTCAAGGTGCTCCCACTCCTGGTTACGAGGGGCTGAAAGGGTCCGTTTCTTACTACTGCACTTGAATATGTCGATCAAATTAAAAGCCTTCTCCATCCATGTCTTAGGTTCATaagcccccctcccttcctaGCCAAGTACCTATCAAGATGAGAATATTCTTGTGCAAAGCCGGTTCCACATttcggagggagggggggggagagagagaaagagagagacagatCTGGTTGTAGATATCGGCATCAATCGGCCGACGTTGCAAGCCAAATAGAGACGAGCTGTGGACTGTCGCATCCAGTCTATCGGCGTTAAAAAGGTAAAATTGCAAAATTTCCAAATGACAAGTGATCTTGAGTTACGAGAGAAATTCAAAAACacagaaacaaaaataaaGGCCAGAATGTTGTTAGTCGGATGGAATAAAATCCAATGAGAATTGGTCAATGAAATCTTTCAACTCGAGGGTATCCCTATATAGCAAATTGCATGGGCAATCGCCCTGATGCTCTAAAAAACACAATGAGAAAAAATGCCAATGCACCGGAAACCAGAGATTGGCGTGTAAAATGCGTCAACGACTGGAGTAGATAATGCTTCCGAAGCATAGCGGACaatccaagaagaccaaagtAGGTCTGCCACATAGACAGCCCAACCATCAAAGCCCGCAGACGACCAGAAAAGCACCATAAAAACATTCCAAAATCTTtcaaaaatccaaatccTGAAAAACGCTCACAAATAGTAACCGCCCATGACGCCGGGTCAGAAATAGTGAAAATGTCGTAAAATGAAGACTGGGAAAAGAATAGGGACAGAGAACACCAAGACCAAGTCAGCCCGAATACCCGCAGAAAATGAATCATCCGAACACTTGTCCACAAATAGACAGTGGGGGTTGAATCAGAATACAACAGCATCCAAATGATGGGTTGGTCGGGCTGTGGAACTCCAATCCAGGGAACACGACACCATACATGAGAGCGACGCCAGCCAATGCACGCAAGGAGGAGGTGGGATAAGAGGCATTCAGCAGGCCCATTCAGACATGCGGGATCTCGTTGGATGAGTTGGCTACCGCACTTTGAAGAGCGCTCGTCAGGTCAATGTGGAAGAAAGGCCTGTTCATGCCCTGCACGATAGCGACCTTGCGGCGGGTGTTGTTGTACGCTTTGCTCGTCGTCAAGTCGCGTGACAACTTATCCTCGTGAATCGAATGAGTGGTGGCGGAGCCTTCTTCGGTCGATGAGGTCTCGATGCCGTGCCTCTCAATCTCCGTGGCTAACTGCTCCTTTTGACCAGACTCGACGTCCTTGGGGTACTGCAATTCACGCTGGTtattcatcatctccgcgTGGGCGGCCGCCGATGAGCTTCCCTCGATCTCAGCCACGCTGAAGATGGGTTTCCACCGGTGGAACCCGTTGCTGGAAGTTGGCGTGGGGAAGCCAAACCCGGCAGCGGAGAGTGCGCGTTTCGTCCAGCGATTGTTGATGTGAGCAAAATGCCACTGCACGCTGCGGGGAGAGGCGTACAGGTCGAGCTGGTTTCGCACGTCAATCAGATTCTGAATGGAGGTCACGTCCACATTGTTGACCGATGAAAAGTCCAGGATCACAGCCTGCAGGAGTGGGCGCGAATCTTggctttcctcttcctggcCGCGTCGGGGACCGGGGTCATTCCATGGACGGTCGCCGGGTTTACGGAACGCGGCAGGGTTCGTGCGACGAGTGTGCTGGAAGATCGTCTGCACCAAGTAGTCGGTGTAGTGGTTGGCATTCGGGTAATTGAAGCCCTCGGAGAATCGATAGATGAAGATGCCGGGGTGAGGCTGCTCGATCTCAATATCCGGGTTGGACCCGTCGGCGTGGTTGACAGGCAGGAAGATCGATCGATGAGCGTGGTCCTCATCATTGGACGAGGTACGGTTGGCACCGAGGGAGCCATACTTGCCGTCTCCGTCGAGAAGATGATCGCCCACGACGGAATGAACCTTGACCTTGCCCAGGAACTGACCCTGGGCTTTGGCCAAGCGAAACAGTAGCACCGCCAAGGATACGACCATGGTGCAATAGATACCAATCTCGATCGAGGTGAAGATGGTGACAATGACTccaatgaagaagatgatgacaTCCAGCGGGGCGACGCGCCAGAACTGGTAGACCGTGTTGGGGGGAGTGATCAGATCACCCACGGCGTGGATGATGACCCCGGCGAGGGAAGCACGAGGGATGTAGAAGAAGAGGGCCGGGAGGGCGTAGATGGCGAGAAGAACCACCACGGCGGTGATCACGCCGGCCAGCGGGGTCCTAACACCGGCCTTGGACTTGATCGCCGTGCGCGAGAAGGATCCGGTCGCGGGGTAGGCACCCAGGAAGGGGCCGAGCAAGTTACTGACACCGATCGCCACGAATTCTTGGGAAGGGTTGATGGTGTAGTTGTTCACGCGGCCAAAGGACTTGGAGATGGCAATGTGCTCGATCAGAAGCACGATCACCGCGGCGGGAAGCTGTCCGGCAAAAGCTCCGATGACGTCCGCATTCATCTTCGGCACGGCCGCGTGTTGGAATCCTCGAGGTACATGGCCCAAAAGACCAAAGGCGGGGTGGTCCTTGCGGTGGAGGTTCACCGCCGCACTGATCATGGTGTAGAACAAAATCACAAATACCGTACGCAGAGTAGAGATGAAGAACCAAGTCTTTGCGCGATGGGGCTGCTTCTTCGCCGCGTATGTGCACGCAGATCGGATAATGTACAGCATGGCACAGGCCGTGATTCCCATGGCAGCATCCAGCGAGGAGCTGGGAAGTGCCTTGAGGGTATCGATGACCGTTCGGTAAGTGGCACCACGGGTGTTGACTTTGGTGGTTTGACCCAGCAAGGTGGTGACCTGACCCACACAAATGTTAATGGCAGAGCCAGTCATGAAGGCAGAGATGGCGGGCAGAGGGATGAAATCGACAATGAATCCGAGTCTGACGAGACCCAGGAAGCACACGATCCCACCCAAGATCACTGCCAGCGTCGATGCCACCTCATGAGCGGGAACGTCGGGGAATTTTTCCGCCACATCAAGGACAATTGTACCCGTCAGAGTGGACATGACGGCAACCGGCTGGAGGTAGGGAGAATGGAGTCAGTCATCTTCAATACGGAACAATCATGGGACAGTCCGTCtggaaaggggaaggggTTGATACGCACTCCGATGGTGATATCCTTGGAAGTGGCAAAGAACCAGTAGAGCAGAACCCCCATGAAGGATGAGTACAGACCAAACTCGACGGGTAACGCCGCCAGTTTGGCGTATGCCATTCCTTGGGGGACCACAACAGCACCGACCGTGATTCCTGGTAGAATGTTCATGAGCATGCGATCTTCTCCAGACTTGGTGAGGCAGGGGCATGGGGGAGAGGTCGCTTACCAGCAACTAGATCGCCGAGCAACCACTGCACATTGTACCGGCCGATCCATTGTAAGAAGGGAAACAAGCTGATGATATAATGCAGCACCTGCTGCCCGGTGGGAGTGATTTCATGAAGCCATTCAAGAGTCGTGGGCTCGGGTTCATTATATGAATAGGTATCGACGGTGCCGACAGAGAACGTCGACTCGCCACGAGTGACGGGATCTGCTGAAGCCCCTAAGGGATCCCGATAGGCGACTTTGATTCCCAGACCCTTGGCCAGGAGTCGGCCCAATTTGTTGGCCGAGCCCTCGTCTGACATGTCGATGGAGATTGTAGTCGTTGGCCTTGGATCCTCGTGGTGTACCAGAACGGATAAAGGTCTTTTGATCGACAAGGACGAGCACCTGTCAGCAGGAGTTGGATATATCAAGTGGATATCAAGAATCCGGTACACGAGCGTCCAAGTGGCCGCGATGCAGGTGTCTCTCCAATCACGGAAGATTTGGTGATCAAATTGGGGGCGAGACTGAAAGATTCACGGTGATGAGGGCAGTATATGAGCAATTCCAGCAGCAATGGCGAGGAGGAAGTCAATAATCACGAGCTGAACATGGCAGCCAGGCCGTTCAGTAATAGATTTGAAAAAAGAGtcagaagaaaaagcaacgAAAACGACCAAGGGCGCAATAATACCCGCGATAGTCCTTCCAGTGGACTGGAGGGTGGACAGTGGAGGCGTTGTGCGTGATTCAGCAGCCGATGGCGTAAT includes:
- a CDS encoding Protein vts1, whose product is MANHMIGNRNSTPEAAPNASLRPPSSARNLGSHQLRASADMSGFPSPLSSRSMRPASEVFFNQQTQGQTPAEEALDRAAQQWLADIDQYETTLEEMAAATLDQDFKDELSAIEQWFRVLSEAERTAALYALLQQTTQVQIRFFIQVLQQMSQSHPMSGLLSPANFGEKDAMSSRLSDAMSKLNIDNTSRNSMGRPPPSPGAKRNSGLDSSTINAMFPDAAAAIAKKKAEFTQQTGNAPPSNRNSAVYGDRTSFVAPTISAPDNSSDSLGQAPASPWAQRGGISDAQPPIARPKSSSGQQPMGQFSQSGMRSPMPQTANVPAPEIEPPLLSPYNVGNHSWASMTNTPMTATFGHQVNGPNSQADMVANATAMKLAALSTVNNRIALDDARKYRRARSNDGQGKNAVNNPTIAQSLHSPGLHGSMASQLLNAQQLAALQAQQQAAMAGRRSRPTSPGVAMQVGGGLGAMNFTSPQNNGFLAAYDPNNPLMGNALGSLGMGQFGLGGEGYLSDHSEVTRGRSPRGRRGSSKPPEDPTDPALLKDIPSWLRSLRLHKYTDNLKDLKWTELVELDDKALEERGVNALGARNKMLKVFDQVREARADGKLDNLS
- a CDS encoding Sulfate permease 2 yields the protein MSDEGSANKLGRLLAKGLGIKVAYRDPLGASADPVTRGESTFSVGTVDTYSYNEPEPTTLEWLHEITPTGQQVLHYIISLFPFLQWIGRYNVQWLLGDLVAGITVGAVVVPQGMAYAKLAALPVEFGLYSSFMGVLLYWFFATSKDITIGPVAVMSTLTGTIVLDVAEKFPDVPAHEVASTLAVILGGIVCFLGLVRLGFIVDFIPLPAISAFMTGSAINICVGQVTTLLGQTTKVNTRGATYRTVIDTLKALPSSSLDAAMGITACAMLYIIRSACTYAAKKQPHRAKTWFFISTLRTVFVILFYTMISAAVNLHRKDHPAFGLLGHVPRGFQHAAVPKMNADVIGAFAGQLPAAVIVLLIEHIAISKSFGRVNNYTINPSQEFVAIGVSNLLGPFLGAYPATGSFSRTAIKSKAGVRTPLAGVITAVVVLLAIYALPALFFYIPRASLAGVIIHAVGDLITPPNTVYQFWRVAPLDVIIFFIGVIVTIFTSIEIGIYCTMVVSLAVLLFRLAKAQGQFLGKVKVHSVVGDHLLDGDGKYGSLGANRTSSNDEDHAHRSIFLPVNHADGSNPDIEIEQPHPGIFIYRFSEGFNYPNANHYTDYLVQTIFQHTRRTNPAAFRKPGDRPWNDPGPRRGQEEESQDSRPLLQAVILDFSSVNNVDVTSIQNLIDVRNQLDLYASPRSVQWHFAHINNRWTKRALSAAGFGFPTPTSSNGFHRWKPIFSVAEIEGSSSAAAHAEMMNNQRELQYPKDVESGQKEQLATEIERHGIETSSTEEGSATTHSIHEDKLSRDLTTSKAYNNTRRKVAIVQGMNRPFFHIDLTSALQSAVANSSNEIPHV